A part of Lacinutrix sp. 5H-3-7-4 genomic DNA contains:
- the asnB gene encoding asparagine synthase B has translation MCGIVCAFDLKQKSEDLRPQVLEMSKTIRHRGPDWSGIYSDDKAILAHERLAIVDPASGKQPLFSPDKKLILAANGEIYNHRELRKQYPDYDFQTESDCEIILALYQEKGVDFVDDMNGIFGFAIYDTEKDEYFIARDHMGIIPLYIGWDQNGTFYVASELKALEGTCSKIELFPPGHYMSSKDGEFVQWYKRDWRDYDAVKDVDSDSIKKVKDALEAAVHRQLMSDVPYGVLLSGGLDSSVTSAIAKKYAQKRIESDDQSDAWYPQLHSFSVGLEGSPDLAAAQKVADHIGTVHHEIKFTIQEGLDAIKDVIYNIETYDITTIRSSTPMYLMARVIKSMGIKMVLSGEGADEIFGGYLYFHKAPNAKEFHEETVRKLDKLHMYDCLRANKSLAAWGIEGRVPFLDKEFMDVAMSINPQDKMINGERMEKWVIRKAFEDMLPESVAWRQKEQFSDGVGYSWIDTLKEIVEKEVSDEQMENAKFRFPIQTPSNKEEFYYRSIFESHFPSDAAAKSVPQEASVACSTAIALEWDEAFKNMNEPSGRAIANIHDKSYATS, from the coding sequence ATGTGTGGAATTGTATGTGCTTTCGACCTTAAACAAAAAAGTGAAGATTTAAGACCTCAGGTTTTAGAAATGTCTAAAACTATTCGTCATCGTGGACCAGACTGGTCTGGTATTTATAGCGATGATAAAGCTATTTTAGCGCACGAGCGTTTAGCGATTGTAGATCCAGCTTCTGGAAAACAACCATTATTCAGTCCTGATAAAAAATTGATTTTAGCAGCAAACGGAGAGATTTACAATCACAGAGAGCTTAGAAAGCAGTATCCAGATTACGACTTTCAAACTGAAAGTGATTGTGAGATTATTTTAGCTTTATACCAAGAAAAAGGTGTCGATTTTGTAGATGATATGAATGGGATTTTTGGTTTTGCAATTTACGATACAGAAAAAGACGAGTATTTTATCGCTCGTGATCACATGGGTATTATTCCTTTATATATAGGCTGGGATCAAAACGGTACTTTTTATGTCGCTTCAGAGCTTAAAGCACTTGAAGGAACGTGTTCAAAAATAGAGTTATTTCCACCAGGACATTATATGTCTAGTAAAGATGGAGAATTTGTACAATGGTATAAAAGAGACTGGAGAGACTATGATGCAGTAAAAGATGTAGATTCAGACAGTATTAAAAAAGTAAAAGATGCTTTAGAAGCAGCAGTACACAGGCAATTAATGAGTGATGTACCTTATGGTGTTTTACTTTCAGGTGGTTTAGATTCTTCAGTAACATCTGCAATAGCAAAAAAATATGCACAAAAACGTATTGAAAGTGATGATCAATCTGATGCTTGGTATCCACAATTACATAGTTTTTCTGTAGGATTAGAAGGTTCACCAGATTTAGCTGCAGCACAAAAAGTAGCAGATCATATTGGCACAGTTCACCACGAAATTAAATTTACTATTCAAGAAGGTTTAGATGCTATAAAAGATGTAATTTATAACATCGAAACTTACGATATTACTACCATTCGTTCGTCAACACCAATGTATTTAATGGCAAGAGTTATTAAATCTATGGGAATTAAAATGGTATTATCTGGAGAAGGAGCAGATGAGATTTTTGGAGGGTATTTATATTTCCATAAAGCACCTAATGCAAAAGAATTTCATGAAGAAACAGTGCGTAAGTTAGACAAGTTGCACATGTACGATTGCTTAAGAGCAAATAAAAGTTTAGCGGCTTGGGGAATTGAAGGTCGTGTACCATTTTTAGATAAAGAATTTATGGACGTTGCCATGAGCATCAACCCACAAGATAAAATGATTAATGGAGAACGTATGGAGAAATGGGTAATCCGTAAAGCATTTGAAGATATGTTACCAGAAAGTGTAGCATGGAGACAAAAAGAACAATTTAGCGATGGTGTTGGTTACAGTTGGATAGATACTTTAAAGGAAATTGTAGAAAAAGAAGTAAGTGATGAGCAAATGGAAAATGCAAAATTCCGTTTCCCAATACAAACACCAAGCAATAAAGAGGAGTTTTATTACCGTTCAATTTTCGAAAGTCACTTCCCGAGTGATGCAGCAGCTAAAAGTGTACCACAAGAAGCTAGTGTGGCATGTAGTACAGCAATAGCTTTAGAATGGGATGAAGCATTTAAAAACATGAACGAACCTTCTGGTAGAGCAATAGCAAACATTCATGATAAATCGTATGCGACATCGTAA
- a CDS encoding 7-carboxy-7-deazaguanine synthase QueE, with protein MTQEVQNLVNQGKMLPLMEEFYTIQGEGFHKGTAAYFVRIGGCDVGCHWCDVKESWIAQLHPPTETEKIVANAKQYSKTIVVTGGEPLTWDMTELTKQLKAEGMNIHIETSGAYELTGEWDWICLSPKKMKLPTQGVYDKANELKCIIYNKDDFRFAEEQAEKVNGDCILYLQPEWSKRDKVVPMIVDYVMENPKWKVSLQTHKYLNIP; from the coding sequence ATGACGCAAGAAGTTCAAAATTTAGTAAACCAAGGTAAAATGTTACCGTTAATGGAAGAGTTTTATACCATACAAGGTGAAGGCTTCCATAAAGGTACAGCTGCTTATTTTGTAAGAATTGGTGGTTGCGATGTTGGTTGCCATTGGTGTGATGTGAAAGAAAGTTGGATAGCGCAATTGCATCCGCCAACAGAAACAGAAAAAATAGTTGCTAATGCAAAGCAATACAGTAAAACAATTGTTGTTACTGGTGGCGAACCCTTAACATGGGATATGACCGAGCTTACAAAACAGTTAAAAGCTGAAGGTATGAATATTCATATTGAAACCTCTGGAGCTTATGAGTTAACTGGTGAATGGGATTGGATTTGTCTATCTCCAAAAAAAATGAAACTACCTACTCAAGGTGTTTACGATAAAGCAAACGAACTTAAATGTATTATTTATAATAAAGACGATTTTCGCTTTGCAGAAGAACAAGCCGAAAAAGTAAATGGCGATTGTATATTATACTTACAGCCAGAATGGAGTAAAAGAGACAAAGTAGTACCAATGATTGTAGATTATGTAATGGAAAATCCCAAATGGAAAGTATCCTTGCAAACTCACAAATATTTAAACATACCTTAA
- a CDS encoding helicase HerA-like domain-containing protein, producing MSRQEEFFKHITNGNTTKGEFITLGSAMLDGETVKDAFVKIPLKTMNRHGLIAGATGTGKTKTLQVLAENLSDKGIPVLLMDIKGDLSGLAQPSPGHEKIDERHAKIGLDFEAKGFPVEVMSLSEQDGVRLRATISEFGPVLLSRILDLTDTQSGVVAVIFKYCDDNKLPLLDLKDFKKILQYCTNEGKEEFKKEYGRISSASTGAILRKVIEIEQQGGDLFFGEKSFDVEDLMRTTRDSRGYINIIRLTDIQDRPKLFSTFMLSLLAEIYETLPEQGDSGKPELVMFIDEAHLIFNEASKALLNQIESIVKLIRSKGVGLYFVTQNPTDVPEGVLSQLGLKIQHALRAFTAKDRKAIKLAAQNYPDTEYYDTAEILTVLGTGEALVSALDEKGRPTPLAATMMRAPMSRMDILTPTELQNLIDDSKLALKYNETIDRESAYEILNKKIEKAEEAKAKLEAQEEKEKAEAKAKKASSRTTTRRRSTAQNPLIKVLTSATFIRSVFGILKKVI from the coding sequence ATGAGTAGGCAAGAAGAATTCTTTAAACATATCACTAATGGTAATACTACAAAAGGTGAATTTATAACATTAGGTTCTGCCATGTTAGATGGTGAAACGGTAAAAGATGCATTTGTAAAAATACCATTAAAAACCATGAACCGCCATGGATTAATAGCTGGTGCAACAGGTACTGGAAAAACAAAAACACTTCAGGTTTTAGCCGAAAACTTAAGCGACAAAGGTATTCCTGTTTTATTAATGGATATTAAAGGAGATTTAAGTGGTTTAGCTCAACCAAGTCCTGGTCACGAAAAAATAGATGAACGTCATGCTAAAATAGGTTTAGACTTTGAAGCTAAAGGCTTTCCTGTAGAAGTAATGTCACTTTCTGAGCAAGATGGCGTACGTTTGCGTGCAACTATAAGTGAATTTGGTCCTGTTTTACTCTCTAGAATTTTAGACCTAACAGATACTCAATCTGGTGTTGTTGCAGTAATTTTCAAATATTGTGATGATAATAAATTACCACTTTTAGATTTAAAAGATTTTAAAAAAATATTACAATACTGCACAAACGAAGGTAAAGAAGAATTTAAAAAAGAATATGGACGTATTTCCTCTGCTTCAACTGGTGCTATTTTAAGAAAGGTTATTGAAATTGAACAACAAGGTGGCGATTTATTTTTTGGAGAAAAAAGTTTTGATGTTGAAGATTTAATGAGAACTACAAGAGATTCTCGAGGTTATATAAATATTATTCGCTTAACAGATATTCAAGACAGGCCAAAACTATTTTCAACGTTTATGCTTAGTCTTTTAGCCGAAATTTATGAAACTTTACCAGAACAAGGCGATTCTGGAAAACCAGAATTGGTAATGTTTATAGATGAAGCACATTTAATATTTAATGAAGCATCAAAAGCATTATTAAACCAAATAGAAAGCATTGTAAAATTAATTCGTAGTAAAGGTGTTGGTTTATATTTTGTAACACAAAACCCAACCGATGTTCCAGAAGGTGTTTTAAGTCAATTAGGTTTAAAAATCCAGCATGCATTACGTGCTTTTACAGCAAAAGATAGAAAAGCAATAAAATTAGCTGCACAAAACTATCCAGATACAGAATATTATGATACTGCCGAAATACTAACGGTTCTGGGAACTGGTGAAGCTTTAGTCTCTGCATTAGATGAAAAAGGACGTCCAACTCCATTAGCTGCTACAATGATGCGAGCACCAATGAGTCGTATGGATATTTTAACACCAACAGAATTACAAAATTTAATAGACGATTCTAAACTAGCTTTAAAATATAACGAGACAATAGATAGAGAAAGTGCCTACGAAATACTTAATAAAAAAATAGAAAAAGCTGAAGAAGCTAAAGCTAAATTAGAAGCACAAGAAGAAAAGGAAAAAGCTGAAGCCAAAGCAAAAAAAGCCTCTAGTCGTACTACTACCAGAAGACGAAGCACTGCACAAAATCCATTAATAAAAGTATTAACCAGTGCAACATTTATACGTAGTGTATTTGGTATTCTAAAAAAAGTGATTTAA
- a CDS encoding YitT family protein, which translates to MNPLFGKFLVDVARKRIEGKQQKKQPITELQIAPVVNNIKVEIIHAIKEFVFIIIGVFSAGFGLNGFLLPNKFIDGGATGISLLIQNITGLPLSLLLLLVNAPFLILATKTISKKFALKSIIAIALLAIVVHSVNYPTITDDKLLISIFGGFFLGLGIGMAMRGGSVIDGTEVLAIFLSRKLSLTIGDVLLLINIIIFSAGAYVLSIETALYAILTYLAAAKTIDFVVDGVEEYVGVTIISKHHEAMRLMITNKLERACTIYAGKGGYESSASGTDKDIIYTIVTRLELAKLNTEIDKIDKNAFIIMGIVKDLRGGMIKKKPLK; encoded by the coding sequence ATGAATCCACTTTTTGGTAAATTTCTAGTAGACGTCGCTCGTAAAAGAATAGAAGGAAAACAACAAAAAAAACAACCTATAACAGAACTACAAATTGCGCCAGTAGTAAACAATATAAAAGTTGAAATTATTCACGCAATTAAAGAATTTGTATTTATAATTATTGGTGTCTTTTCAGCAGGATTTGGTTTAAATGGATTTTTACTTCCAAATAAATTTATAGATGGTGGCGCAACAGGTATTTCACTTTTAATTCAAAATATAACAGGTTTACCATTAAGTTTATTACTACTACTAGTTAATGCGCCTTTTTTAATTTTAGCAACAAAAACTATAAGTAAAAAGTTTGCCTTAAAAAGCATTATTGCAATTGCTTTATTAGCCATTGTTGTACATTCTGTAAATTACCCAACAATTACAGATGATAAATTACTAATCTCAATTTTTGGAGGCTTTTTTTTAGGGCTTGGAATAGGAATGGCTATGCGTGGCGGAAGTGTTATTGATGGCACCGAGGTTTTAGCAATATTTTTAAGCAGAAAACTATCTCTAACTATAGGTGATGTGTTGTTATTAATAAATATAATAATCTTTTCTGCTGGAGCTTACGTATTATCTATAGAGACTGCACTTTATGCTATTTTAACCTATTTAGCAGCTGCTAAAACTATAGATTTTGTTGTAGATGGCGTTGAAGAGTATGTTGGTGTTACTATTATCTCTAAACATCATGAAGCCATGAGATTAATGATAACTAACAAACTAGAGCGCGCCTGTACTATTTATGCAGGAAAAGGTGGTTACGAAAGCAGTGCAAGTGGTACAGATAAAGATATTATTTACACCATAGTAACTAGGTTAGAATTAGCAAAACTTAATACAGAAATTGATAAAATAGATAAAAATGCTTTTATTATAATGGGAATAGTAAAAGATTTAAGAGGCGGAATGATTAAAAAGAAACCTTTAAAATAA
- a CDS encoding cupin domain-containing protein — MKKKNFTIQNSPFVVPTTDGKLIEEHFGQATDGNKDISIAHMVAPAGWSEPFQTPEFDEYTYIIKGKKQFIIDGEEIVLEAGQSIKIEKNTRVQYSNPFTIACEYIAICKPAFSMDLVNREE, encoded by the coding sequence ATGAAAAAGAAAAACTTCACAATACAAAACAGTCCTTTTGTTGTACCTACAACAGATGGTAAATTAATAGAAGAACATTTTGGCCAAGCAACAGATGGTAATAAAGACATTAGCATTGCACATATGGTTGCTCCTGCTGGCTGGAGCGAACCATTTCAAACACCAGAATTTGATGAATATACCTATATTATTAAAGGCAAAAAGCAATTTATTATTGATGGCGAAGAAATAGTTTTAGAAGCTGGACAATCTATTAAAATTGAAAAAAACACAAGAGTACAATATTCAAACCCATTTACAATAGCCTGCGAGTATATTGCTATTTGCAAACCAGCATTTTCTATGGATTTAGTAAACAGAGAAGAATAA
- a CDS encoding alpha/beta hydrolase, producing the protein MANTIVKIIGGSLNALSLFAPQYASKKALDLFATPRQGRISEKQKTFLNTAKTFQLKHDGLNITTYQWQGEGKTILLAHGWESNSHRWQVLIEKLQQLNYNVISIDAPAHGASTGKQFNAILYSECIHVVAQHYKPQIIIGHSVGGMSTGFYQHTYQNKALEKLVLLGAPSEFTGVFRRYVDMMGYNRKIEKGLNDLVVKRYNKEPSHFSLANFAKKIETKTLLIHDVEDKIIPHSDAELIAKHHKNVEFISTKGYGHGLRNEVVNNHVIDFIQS; encoded by the coding sequence ATGGCTAATACAATAGTAAAAATTATTGGTGGATCTTTAAACGCACTTAGTTTATTTGCTCCACAATACGCTTCAAAAAAAGCATTAGATTTATTTGCAACACCACGACAAGGCCGCATTTCTGAAAAACAAAAAACGTTTTTAAATACAGCCAAAACTTTTCAACTAAAACATGATGGCTTAAATATTACAACTTACCAATGGCAAGGTGAAGGTAAAACCATTTTACTAGCTCATGGATGGGAAAGCAACTCACACCGCTGGCAAGTTTTAATTGAAAAACTTCAGCAATTAAACTATAATGTAATTTCTATAGATGCTCCTGCACATGGAGCTTCTACAGGAAAACAATTTAATGCCATTTTATATTCTGAGTGTATACATGTTGTAGCACAACATTATAAACCTCAAATAATTATTGGACATTCGGTTGGTGGTATGTCTACTGGATTTTACCAACACACTTACCAAAATAAAGCTTTAGAAAAACTAGTTTTATTAGGTGCACCATCAGAATTTACAGGAGTTTTTAGGCGCTATGTAGACATGATGGGATATAATAGAAAAATAGAAAAAGGCTTAAACGATCTCGTTGTAAAACGCTATAACAAGGAACCTTCTCATTTTTCTTTAGCTAATTTTGCCAAAAAAATTGAGACTAAAACCCTTTTAATTCATGATGTTGAAGATAAAATAATTCCACATAGCGATGCAGAGTTAATTGCTAAACACCATAAAAATGTGGAGTTTATTTCTACAAAAGGTTATGGTCATGGTTTACGAAATGAAGTTGTTAATAACCATGTTATCGATTTCATCCAATCTTAA
- the rluF gene encoding 23S rRNA pseudouridine(2604) synthase RluF, producing the protein MEEKLTRLNKYLSEAGYCSRREADRLIDAGRVTINGTVPELGTKVGENDVVEVDGKSITERKTDFVYLAFNKPVGIVCTTDTRVEKDNIIDFIKYPKRIFPIGRLDKPSEGLIFLTDDGDIVNKILRASNNHEKEYIVTVDKPISQTFIKRMAGGIYLEDLDKTTKKCTVRKIDSQTFSIILTQGLNRQIRRMCEYLTYEVTSLKRVRIMNIKLDVPIGEYREFTAEELKTLNMLLEDSDKNYSETTPAKKVHKINRRKTN; encoded by the coding sequence ATGGAAGAAAAACTAACAAGACTTAATAAATATCTTAGTGAAGCTGGATATTGTTCGCGACGTGAAGCCGATAGGTTAATTGATGCTGGTCGTGTAACAATAAATGGCACTGTGCCAGAATTAGGTACTAAAGTTGGAGAAAATGATGTTGTTGAAGTTGATGGCAAATCTATTACAGAAAGAAAAACAGATTTTGTTTACCTTGCTTTTAATAAACCTGTTGGTATAGTATGTACTACAGATACACGTGTTGAAAAAGATAATATTATAGATTTTATAAAATACCCAAAACGTATTTTTCCTATTGGTAGGCTAGATAAACCTAGTGAAGGTTTAATTTTTTTAACAGATGATGGTGATATTGTAAACAAGATTCTACGTGCTAGTAATAATCATGAAAAAGAATATATTGTTACAGTAGATAAACCTATTTCGCAAACCTTTATTAAACGTATGGCTGGCGGTATTTATCTTGAAGATTTAGATAAAACAACAAAAAAGTGTACTGTTCGCAAAATAGATTCTCAAACATTTAGTATAATACTAACTCAAGGTTTAAACAGGCAAATTAGACGTATGTGTGAGTATTTAACTTATGAAGTTACATCACTTAAACGTGTTCGAATTATGAATATTAAACTTGATGTACCTATAGGTGAATACAGAGAATTTACCGCTGAAGAATTAAAAACTTTAAACATGCTTTTAGAAGATTCTGATAAAAATTATTCTGAAACTACACCTGCTAAAAAGGTTCATAAAATAAACAGAAGAAAAACTAATTAA
- a CDS encoding VOC family protein, whose translation MSKISPFHIAIPVHNLDACRDFYKNILNCEEGRSSDHWVDFNFFGHQLVIHYQAKSTSEEDTSNPVDGKQVPIPHYGVVLPWETFHALAEDLKQKNIAFVIEPYIRFEGLVGEQATMFFKDPSGNALEFKAFRDMNQLFAK comes from the coding sequence ATGTCTAAAATATCTCCTTTTCATATTGCTATTCCTGTACATAATTTAGATGCTTGTCGTGATTTTTATAAAAACATACTTAATTGTGAAGAAGGCAGAAGTAGCGACCATTGGGTAGATTTTAATTTTTTTGGGCATCAATTAGTAATACATTACCAAGCTAAATCTACAAGTGAAGAAGACACTTCTAATCCTGTTGATGGTAAACAAGTACCAATACCTCATTATGGCGTTGTTTTACCATGGGAAACTTTTCACGCTTTAGCTGAAGATTTAAAACAGAAAAACATTGCATTTGTTATAGAACCGTATATAAGGTTTGAAGGCTTAGTTGGAGAACAAGCCACAATGTTTTTTAAAGATCCTTCTGGTAATGCCTTAGAGTTTAAAGCCTTTAGAGACATGAATCAATTATTTGCTAAGTAG
- a CDS encoding TIGR02206 family membrane protein: protein MQVPIGSLEHIVPILIAVIFALCLIVFSNRKLNKQQQITVFKSLGVFVSLTVLIFHLHAYYKGGYNIVTDLPLYLCSFMALFIFIFTHSRKYWLYEILLFWIIAGTSQAVITPDVSNGFPNFAYLRYWIAHLGLLVIIFYATFVLNMRPKFKSVFKSFLALQLYMLLMFGINYALGGNYSYLNEKPKSASLLDYLGDWPMYLLVVELIILPYFLIIYLPFYMAKRFKKQTT, encoded by the coding sequence TTGCAGGTTCCTATTGGAAGCCTAGAGCATATAGTACCTATACTTATTGCCGTAATATTTGCGTTATGCTTAATTGTTTTTTCTAATAGGAAACTAAATAAGCAACAGCAAATTACTGTATTTAAAAGTTTAGGTGTTTTTGTATCGCTTACGGTATTAATATTCCATTTGCATGCGTATTATAAAGGTGGTTATAATATTGTAACAGACTTGCCATTGTATTTATGCAGTTTCATGGCGCTATTTATTTTTATTTTTACACACTCAAGAAAATATTGGCTCTATGAAATATTATTATTTTGGATTATAGCAGGAACAAGTCAAGCTGTAATTACACCAGACGTTTCTAATGGATTTCCAAATTTTGCATATTTAAGATATTGGATTGCGCATTTGGGCTTATTAGTCATTATATTTTACGCAACCTTTGTTTTAAATATGCGACCTAAGTTTAAAAGTGTATTTAAATCTTTTCTAGCATTACAATTATATATGCTTTTAATGTTTGGAATTAATTATGCTTTAGGTGGAAATTATTCTTATTTAAATGAAAAGCCAAAATCGGCTTCATTATTAGATTATTTAGGCGATTGGCCAATGTATTTGTTGGTAGTAGAATTAATAATTTTGCCTTATTTTTTAATAATATATTTACCATTTTACATGGCCAAAAGGTTTAAAAAACAAACTACTTAG